GGAAAAAGGGAAGAACCAGTTCTGGACTCTTAGAAAGTCCGCATATCGCAATATCCTGAAGGATGACGGATACTTTTCATCCATTAATCCCATGGAACGAATAGAACTCTCCGATCATCTCCAAGATTTCGGACTGTTTCTGAGACGTTTGCAGGCCAATGGCCAGCTGGATACAGACTATTCCCGCGTATCCGGACCGATGGTTTATTTTGCTCCATGCCATTTGCGAGAGCAGAAAATCGGCCGGCCGTATCTCGATCTCCTGAAAATGATTCCCGGACTCGATATCCAGGAGATCGGTAACGATTACGATTGTTGTGGGATGGGCGGTGTTTTCGGCTTCAAGGAACATTTCCACCAGAAGTCACTCGACCTGGGTAGAGCGTTGATGGAAAAGATCCGTGCGCAAAACCCCAGAGCCATTGTGACGGACTGTATGAGTTGCCGGTTGCAGTTCAATCACTGTTTGCCATATCCGGTCTTTCATCCGGTGGAAGTGCTGGCCCGGGCCTATAAAGGGACAGTAGAGGAAGGGTGAAGTGAGATTGTCAAGTTATCGGCAATTTCAAGTGGCCGAATTTTAAAACGATAGGAAGTATTCAAATGACCAAGGAATTAATTCTTCACTGGTTAAAGACCACGGATGCAAGACAAGTCGCAAGACTATGGAAAGCTGCCGATGATGTCCGCCGGCAATATGTCGGAGACGACATCCTTCTCCGGGGACTTTTGGAGTTTTCCAATTTTTGTGACAGGAATTGTTGGTACTGTGGCCTTAGGGCGGATAATACGACGGTTGAACGCTATAGGATGTCGGAAGATGAGATCCTTGACTGTGCGCATAAAGGAATGCGGTATGGCTATGGCACCATAGTACTGCAGTCGGGTGAGGATTATGGGATGTCCGCCGCATGGATGGAAAACGTTATCAGGAGAATAAAAAGGGAGACAAACCTGGCGATTACCTTAAGTCTCGGGGAGAGAGCCGGAGCCGAGCTATCCTGTTGGAAAACAGCCGGTGCGGATCGATATCTTCTGCGTTTTGAAACCTCTAATCGGAGCCTGTACGACCAAATACATCCCCGGTGTGGCGAAAAAGGCGGCGATCGCATCGCCCTTCTTAAAAAGCTTGAAGAACTCGGATATGAGGTGGGCAGTGGGGTCATGGTCGGTATTCCCGGCCAGACGTATGAAGACCTGGCGAATGATATCGAACTTTTCCGGTCTCTCGGTTTGTCCATGATAGGGGTAGGGCCCTACATTCCCCATACAGGTACTCCCCTTGGATATGCAGATAAATTGATGACGGTACCCGACGGCGAACAGGTTCCCTGTTCGGAAGAGATGCCATACAGGGTTATTGCCTTGACGAGACTTGTGTGCCCGTCCGCAAACATCCCGACAACAACAGCTCTGGCAACCTTGAATATTTCCTATGGCAGGGAGTTGGGCTTGTCCCGGGGAGCAAATATTGTGATGCCTAATCTAACCCCTAAAAAGTACAGGCCCATGTACGAAATTTATCCCTCAAAGGCCTGTATTGATGAGACTGCTGCTGATTGTCGAGTATGTATGCATCGTCGCATAGCCTCGATTGGTCGGACAGTCGGGCGATAACAACATATGTTCGAATTTAGATATAAACGAATCGATGGCATGCCACTTTCTTGATAGAAACAATCCTCTCCTTGTTGATGTTAAGATATCTGTCACGCCATTGATATGGGCCTCCAAAATTGTATGCCTCCCATTTTGGAGGCCCTTTTAATTCCCTCGACGGGACCGGTAGGTGTAGCCAGAGCGTCCAGCAGCCTTCAAGGTGGAGCTAACTACTTCGCGAGTTCTCCAAGGGTGGGATATCTTCTGAAGGTCGGAGACAATATGCTTGATGGCTTCCTTGTGGTTGAGGCCGCCAGCAACATATTTGTCATAGGACTTGACCAGGCGATCACGGTAGGCAGCTTTCAGGTCTTCAGCTTCCTGGTTGATCGATGAGGATTTAGTACGAGCCAGAGCCCGGGCAATGGTGCTGTGACGGTCAGTGGTTCGAAAGAACCCGGCAAGGGAATCAAGGAAGAAACAGTAGGATCTGACCAGCTCCGCAGGAAGGACAACGGTAACGGCTACCTGGTCGTCATCCAGAGCTTCAACGGTCAGTTGTTCACGAAGAAAGGACAGCGAAGGTATCATGAGATACCCCCGCAGAAATTGACCCTAACAAATGTTGGGTCGGATAAGATATATTATGTAAACCAATATAAAATTTAACCTGCATCAGACAGGTAGTATTTTTGATACTCACCCAAGGCTCGCTAATTCAAGGCGATCCCCCCAACGGTCCTTAAGAGCTTGTCGTAATTCGGCGTAATGATCGGAGGTCAAAAATCCGGGGTCATTCGCAATACTGAAAGCTTCCTGCCGTGCCTGTTCAAGGATACGGCCGTCGCGGATCAGGTTGGCTACACGAAAATCGGGTAACCCGGACTGCCGCGTACCCAGAAATTCACCGGGACCTCTGATCTCGAGGTCGGCTTCGGCGATTTTAAATCCGTCCGTGGTTGCCTCCATGACGTCAAGACGACGTAACCCATCTTCACTGCAACGATGCGATCTGATCAACAGACAATAGCTTTGA
This DNA window, taken from Syntrophotalea carbinolica DSM 2380, encodes the following:
- the hydE gene encoding [FeFe] hydrogenase H-cluster radical SAM maturase HydE → MTKELILHWLKTTDARQVARLWKAADDVRRQYVGDDILLRGLLEFSNFCDRNCWYCGLRADNTTVERYRMSEDEILDCAHKGMRYGYGTIVLQSGEDYGMSAAWMENVIRRIKRETNLAITLSLGERAGAELSCWKTAGADRYLLRFETSNRSLYDQIHPRCGEKGGDRIALLKKLEELGYEVGSGVMVGIPGQTYEDLANDIELFRSLGLSMIGVGPYIPHTGTPLGYADKLMTVPDGEQVPCSEEMPYRVIALTRLVCPSANIPTTTALATLNISYGRELGLSRGANIVMPNLTPKKYRPMYEIYPSKACIDETAADCRVCMHRRIASIGRTVGR